One Novosphingobium sp. G106 DNA segment encodes these proteins:
- the ltrA gene encoding group II intron reverse transcriptase/maturase — protein sequence MAKGGSGYSEPAGGGRQPGPVNTEFILDMQCKLYRWSQAAPDKTFGDLFNLVSDRRTLGYAWRKMARNRGSRTPGTDGMGRIQVEQRTGGVERFLDEIEAELRAGTYRPQPVRQRLIPKAGKPGQVRPLGIPTLKDRLVQMALKLVLEPIFEADFYPTSFGFRRRRSTHDAIAMIQRQVNPNRWCNSRITYVIEGDIKGCFDNIDHHRLMERVRRRIRDRKILRLVLAFLRAGIMVETTVRHPVAGTPQGGIISPLLSNIVLTAIDERYRRWTPGPYETVTSATQRRGRDYNSGKATFYIVRYADDFVVLVSGPRAAAEAEKEALARFLREELRLELSPEKTLITDIRKGFDFLGYRIVKKRSPRSGRFVCKLLIPLSRLQRLRDTIKARTKRPSLLLALSAIIDNLNPLILGWRTYYRHAMRACREFSKLDHWLWERIYRWLRKKHPKTRRTIFRRFYRRAPGGPLRWTEGTARLRRFSEGGTSPYPFRGTKITNGWDIIDEAWTGDRRDFWPMMRQLAVA from the coding sequence ATGGCGAAGGGGGGCAGCGGATACAGCGAGCCGGCAGGAGGTGGGCGTCAGCCCGGCCCGGTGAATACCGAGTTCATCCTCGACATGCAGTGCAAGCTGTATCGGTGGAGTCAGGCAGCCCCGGACAAGACGTTTGGGGACTTGTTCAATCTGGTGAGTGACCGCCGCACGCTCGGCTACGCTTGGCGCAAGATGGCCCGTAACAGGGGCAGCAGGACGCCCGGCACAGACGGCATGGGGCGGATACAGGTCGAACAGCGTACCGGCGGCGTGGAGCGCTTTCTCGACGAGATCGAGGCGGAGCTTCGCGCAGGAACTTACAGGCCTCAGCCTGTGCGGCAGCGGCTTATCCCCAAAGCGGGAAAGCCGGGTCAGGTCCGACCGCTGGGCATTCCTACGCTGAAAGACCGCTTGGTACAGATGGCTTTGAAGCTTGTTCTGGAGCCGATCTTCGAGGCGGACTTCTATCCGACCTCGTTCGGCTTCCGACGTCGTCGCAGCACCCACGACGCCATCGCGATGATCCAGCGGCAGGTTAACCCGAACCGCTGGTGTAACTCGCGGATCACCTACGTGATCGAAGGCGATATCAAAGGATGCTTCGACAACATCGACCACCACCGGCTGATGGAGCGGGTGCGACGCCGCATAAGGGATCGCAAGATCCTGCGGCTCGTGCTCGCCTTCCTGAGGGCAGGGATCATGGTCGAGACCACCGTTCGCCACCCAGTCGCGGGAACTCCGCAGGGCGGCATCATATCGCCGCTGCTGTCGAACATCGTCCTGACAGCGATCGACGAGCGATACAGGCGGTGGACGCCGGGTCCATACGAGACGGTGACCAGCGCGACCCAGCGTCGCGGTCGCGATTACAATAGCGGCAAGGCCACCTTCTACATCGTGCGATATGCGGACGACTTCGTCGTTCTCGTGTCGGGACCAAGAGCGGCGGCAGAAGCCGAGAAGGAAGCGCTGGCAAGGTTCCTCCGCGAGGAATTGCGCCTTGAATTGTCGCCTGAGAAAACCTTGATCACCGATATCCGAAAGGGCTTCGACTTTCTCGGCTATCGGATCGTGAAGAAGCGATCCCCCCGATCCGGGCGGTTCGTCTGCAAACTGCTCATTCCACTGAGCAGGCTGCAGCGTCTGCGCGATACGATCAAGGCGCGGACCAAGAGGCCGAGCCTTCTGCTCGCGCTGTCCGCCATCATCGACAACCTCAACCCGCTCATACTGGGGTGGCGAACCTACTATCGTCACGCCATGCGAGCATGCCGTGAGTTCAGCAAACTGGACCACTGGCTTTGGGAGCGCATCTATCGATGGCTGCGCAAGAAACACCCGAAAACCCGGCGAACGATCTTCCGGCGCTTCTACCGAAGAGCGCCCGGGGGGCCGCTGCGTTGGACAGAGGGAACGGCGCGGCTGCGCCGGTTCAGTGAGGGGGGCACCTCCCCCTACCCGTTCCGGGGCACCAAGATCACCAACGGTTGGGACATCATCGACGAGGCATGGACGGGAGACCGCCGTGACTTCTGGCCGATGATGCGGCAGCTTGCCGTAGCCTGA